The nucleotide window ATATAATGCGCCCGCGCCATGTTTTTGCCGCCACGTGGCATAAGCATGCGTTTCCCGATTTGAACCGGTAATTTTCGGCCTTTCCGCTGGTAGATTCGCCCCGGAGTTTATCATACAATCTGACGATCGCGGCGGATTTCTCCTTCTTTCGGCGGCTCGACAGGCGGACCTATGCCCAAAGTTGCGGTTACGGACTATTCGTTCCCTGCGCTCGACGTCGAGTCGGGCGTGCTTTCTCCGTTGGGCGTCGACCTGGTTTCGTGGAAGGACAAGCGTTCGGCCGAAGAACTGCCGCAATTGGTGGCCGATGCCGATTACGTGATCACGCAGTTCGCGCCGCTGACGGCCGCCGTCGTCAACTCGATGCAGCGCGCGAAGGTCATCGTTCGTTATGGCATCGGTGTCGACAATGTCGATCTCGAGGCGGCCCGGGCCAAGAACATTCCGGTTTGCAACGTGCCTGACTATTGCATCGACGAGGTCGCGGACCAGACGCTGGCGTTCATTCTGGCTGCGACGCGCGGCGTGGTGGCCAATTCGAACGCGGTACACGAGGGGCGCTGGGGCCTGGCCCCGCCGCTTGAGCAGATGCGTACGCTGCGCGACCTGCAGGTGGGCGTGGTCGGCTTTGGCCGTATTGGCCGCGAGGTCGTACACCGGTTGTTGGCGTTCAAATGCCGCGTACTGGTCCATGACCCTGTTGTCGCCGCGGCAGAAATCGAGCGCGCCGGCTGCACGGCTCGCTCGCTCGACGAATTGCTGCACGAATCGGACGTGATCACGCTGCATTGTCCGTCGACCGCCGCGACGCGTGGTCTGATCAATGCCGAGTCGATCGCCGGTATGAAGCCGGGCGTGATTCTCATTAACGTGGCCCGTGGCGACCTGGTCGATTCCGCGGCTTTGACCGGAGCGTTAGCGAGTGGCCAGGTTTCGATCGCGGCGCTCGATGTTTTTGCTCCCGAGCCGATTCCCGCCGATCACCTGATTTTGGGTGCCGGCAATGCAATTCTCTCGGCGCACATCGCTTCGGCGAGTGTGAAGGCTGTGCGCACGCTGCGCGAGACCGCGGCCGGCATCGTGGCGAAAGCGATCCGCGGCGAGCCTTTGCCGAACGTTGTTAACGGCGTGAAACGCTAAGAACAAGGGCCGCCTTGATGACCGGCGAATCATCAAAAGAGCTGCAGTTGCCCGAAACCTGCCTGCCGGCGTGGGGCGTGGCCGAATTGTCCGAGCCGCCCGCGCTTTCCTGGCGGCATTGGACGCGCTTCATCGGGCCCGGCATCGTGATGATGGGCATTCAGATCGGCGGTGGCGAATGGCTGTTCGGGCCCGAGGTCACGGCGCGCTATGGCGGTGGCCTGATGTGGATCGCCAGCGTCGCGATCATTTTC belongs to Pirellulales bacterium and includes:
- a CDS encoding C-terminal binding protein, whose protein sequence is MPKVAVTDYSFPALDVESGVLSPLGVDLVSWKDKRSAEELPQLVADADYVITQFAPLTAAVVNSMQRAKVIVRYGIGVDNVDLEAARAKNIPVCNVPDYCIDEVADQTLAFILAATRGVVANSNAVHEGRWGLAPPLEQMRTLRDLQVGVVGFGRIGREVVHRLLAFKCRVLVHDPVVAAAEIERAGCTARSLDELLHESDVITLHCPSTAATRGLINAESIAGMKPGVILINVARGDLVDSAALTGALASGQVSIAALDVFAPEPIPADHLILGAGNAILSAHIASASVKAVRTLRETAAGIVAKAIRGEPLPNVVNGVKR